Part of the Zingiber officinale cultivar Zhangliang chromosome 6A, Zo_v1.1, whole genome shotgun sequence genome, gacgcgttcccgggaaggggacattaggcgtcgatccggcttagatccatttcggatatctaagtcgagatcgtgactagattccggtctcggaaagacggaatctaagtcatactttgcttatcgatAAAACTGTGCTGacattctttgctgcagggtacatttgcctcggactaacctcttcttgcaggagaaggactttctggagaaagggCGCCCGGAGGAtccggcgcccggaggcaagttttatcccagcgttgacacttggagaatgttggttgggagtgttacgtcacattccgaGCGCCGGAAGGATCCAGCGCCGGGCAAGATATAAAGAAGCccgggagcttcaaaacatcgTCTTCGAGAACTCGAATCCAATCActctgctctgcgctccaacgacgctcacaaagctccgacgactcactccggctctccttcttaatttattgtttgtcggttagctttgttttccttcctttcattagcaatatttgtacgtaaattgtaattatccgaattgctagtgaattgcccaacgaaagtactcaaggagtacgggccttcgagtaggagtcgtcacaggctccgaacgaagtaaaaatcaacagtgttcatctctttacttccttacatttccgttgcgttttaactcgagattttcgaatcgatattcaccccccccctctatcgaatctaacggtcctacactaaaGTGCTCCTTGACTTCCATTTTAACCCCTCCCTCACTCTTTTACCCTTCTCAGGCCCTTTAGACGACTTGGCCCTATTGGTAGCGCCCGATGACTCTCCTCTAGCTTCGCAGGTATCTCCCATGATGTTCAATTATATAACTAGATTTGTTTGTTATTAACTTATTATCATAGTTAGAAGACTTATGTTTACTTCTATTTCCGTATTCCCGTGCACAATTACTGAAAAGCGAGAAAGCCCATGAACTCACTTGAGAATTTTCTACAAATCCAACAAGGAGCTTTTGTAGTAAATTATTTGATTAGCCTTTGTTTTATACATATTGATCTAAAAGCTAGAAATTCTTCTGGTTCAACTTGTCATATTTTAGATGCTACTACCTTAATAATTGCCTACTCatctaaatttatattttagaacCTATTTATTAGCCTAGCCTATGAATACACTAGGGTGTCACACTAGGTGTTTTGCATGAGCATTTACATAGAAAGAACTTGTCGAAGTGGCCGGTAAAGGTGTGCTGGTGCTACCTTTATTCCATTTTATGCCTCTTTTAATATTCCTATTTCAAATTATATATGTTGCTTTCTCAAGATATGGTTTTGGAACAAGTGTGATTTCCTTAGCTGGAACACAATtgattaataaataaggagggCCTTCAGTATCTATGTGCCATGTGCAGATTATTCATAAAGCTATTAACTTGTAAATGTTTTTCACACAAAGATCTGTTATTTCATAGCTGCATTTTGCCTCTCTCTTCAAAGTTTACTCTGACCAGGTTGAGATTGTTAGGCCACCAATGGTCCCAATTTAAGTTTGTTTGCTAGCTAGTTGAGACAATGTTCCTTTTTCCTTTTACTCGATGAATCCTTTTTATAAACATGATGTATGTTTGTCTAACTATTACATGCCTTCCTATGATAGGCAAACCTTATGTAGATTTCATGATGATTCATGTTGTAAAAATAAGACGTTCATTTCATTGAAGAGAAATGGAAGCCAGACAGGTGATGCTTAAACTTACTTTTCCCTCAGCTTTGTTCCTCTGGTTAATTCCCTCAGCGAGATAGAGTGTGCCAGTTCATTTCAACAGTGACTAGAGTACTAGAATTCAACCTATTTGTGCCTTGCTATTATTATTCAAGAAAACTTAGATTTCTTCGTTTCATAATAAATTTTGCCAATCTGGATCAGTACTAGAATACTGACAATTCTCCCATTACACTTTCACCAGGACCAGTTCGCTTTGTCGATCGCCAGTCCTTTTCTAGCTTTCCTTTTGATCTTTTATCTCTGCTAGCCTGATTTTACATCCCATTGGAAGCTTGAAGTTGGGGAAGCGACCGGTAAATGGAACACTAGAAGACAGATTCTTCTTCGACCTTCGAGGAGGAAGATTACATTTACAAGAACAGTGCGTGAATGTAATCTGACAGACAACCAAAGCCTGGTACATTACATATAGTATATAATTAACCTGCATGTGCCTCTGTTCCTGTGCACTTTATCTTGTGCGTTTGCGTCCATCTAAACATACATAGCTACTGACGCTGAAGATCACTGCATCATCTGCTGCAGATCCATGACAAGACCATCGATATTATTAATAATGCTCATCCATCGCATCTACCAGTATCTCCCCAGTTTTCTTCCCCCACCCACGAACCTCGTTACAGTGACCACCACAATCAACATCTGTTTCAGCACTCAGCAAAATGATGCTACTTTCCTGCACCAAGTCAATGGTCAAAGGCCCCGACGACAGATCCAATGCCCCCCATTCTTTCCTGCCATCGCCACGAAAAGGAAACGTGTACACTGATCATCGACATTGTTCTTCGTTGATCTGTCCATGGTAAAATAAAGCGAGAAACGAAAGAAAATGAAGAAGGGATGAGACCAGGGTGAGGAAATAATTGTACCAGAAGAATCATAGTCGGGTCCCTGAGGACGTAGCATTACATCGGAGGCTTCAAGTACTACCAAATTGTATACAAGAGATGTCACTTGTTGTCGGCTTGTGGGACCTTGACCTGGACCTTCAAAAGCGGGGCTGGCAAGCACATATATTACAGCACTTGCAAGGACATCTTGTCGTCTCCTGACCCAAAGTaagtggatatatatatatatatatatatatatatatatatatatatatatatatatataagttgggGAAAAATTGATGAGTTCGTACTAGACTTTTTTTCGAAAGGCCAAATGCCCACGGACTGCGTGGGCCCTATTAGGAAAATGTCAATTCATGTCTTCTCCCCATCCATTATCCTGCAGACCAATGGATCCGTTGAATCAAAAACATGGATTCAGTCGGAAAAACGGCGAGCTCGGGAACCGGTTAGATTCCATCAATTTACATATAAagatttattaaataaaagcagtaTCTTTGTCTCCCATCAGGCAGAAAAAACATCAAAAACAGTAGCTGGACAGAAGTCTATCAATTTCTTCTTTCGCTCGCGTCATTTTCGTTGAAAGAAACAAGGGTTTCCTCATACGTtctttcttccgcatagctattaTCTCTCCCTATCTATACGTGCTTTTCTTCCGCATGTCTATCTATTGGCCACACAAACTGAACCACGAGGCCCCGGCGCCCATGACGctactattattttattttatttttttttagattatgAGAGGAAGAAAGAACTGGGCTGAGGTGGACCGTGAACGTAGGACCACGTGCGCGCGTCGTCCTCCTTTATTTGCTCTGACGTCTTTTACAGTTTTACCAGCTTTTTTTATGATCGGTGTTGGCTCGCGGGGGAAAACGCATTAAAAGTGCAATTTGATCATGATGGGAGAGGATTTATCGAGTGAATAATAATAACGTAAAATTTGGATGGGGAAAAGGGGGGGAAAaaaaaaggtaaagggaagaaTCAAACTGATCGACGTTAAAGTTCTCAGGAAGATTTCCTCATTTTCATGGGGTGGTGGAGGAGTTGGGGATCTCTCTGTTTTTGTGCGTTTCCGCGTGCACGTCTTTCGATGAGTTGTGGGGACGCGACTGCGACCGAGTTTGGCGCCGTTAAACGCGAAATGTTTTATACTGTTCCAGATACCTTTGCTCAAAAGACCAAAACGCCCTCGCCAACCTTTTAAATATTAACTAAGTTCTTCATCGAATTATAAATGAGTATTAAAATAAGAAGGGCACTTCCAAAAACAGAGACTGCCTTATTCCTTGGAAGCCTAAGTGAAGAAGGAATAAAGGGGAGAGTAAGtgtgaatgaatgaatgaatgaatgataGTTGTGATTACGGGAGCTTAAGAAGCTGGAATTGTCCTACTGCGTTGGGTACTAGCCCTGCCAATACAGTCACTCTCATGCTGTGTCGGGGCATTTGGGGAAGGAAAGTTGTGATTTTAATGGACTGATTGCTTGTGATGGAAGTGAAACAGTACGAGCAGCATTTTCAGAAAAGATTTGCAAAagagcataattttttttttcgaaaaaACACAAACAGAGCTGCATGCATGAGTAGGACTTATATCATGGCAGTGGAAACCTTACTGTTGCTGTTGCTTTTGTTGTCAGAGAGCGTGGAAAGATATAAAGGACAGCCTTCTCTTGTTTGCCTTTTGGTGTCTCATCTCTCTAATATCTTCTCTAATATCTTCTGCTCGGTCCACTCCCAATCATGTTTTTGACTACACTGTACATGTAATACTCCTTCTTTCATTACGATTAAATCAGTTAATTAAACTAGCAGcaaagcttcatatatagatatataaagtGAATTGGGATATCAGGGAGGGCTTCCGGATGCTCAAACCTATATGAGTTGTCCATGAGGGTACAAGCTAAAATTTTTATGTAGACCTTTTAGTTTGGACGATACATGTGGGCACTTCTCATATTCAGAGGCGTCTCGGATCTCTCCATATGTGAGAGGTGCCCACATTTTTAACTTACTGACGTCGTCCAAAATATCAAAGCTTTATTTATGAACGTGAGTATGAGTTTAAATGCCCCAAAATTTATATAAACATTCAAATTCATACTCACTCATCTATAAATATGGATATGTGCGACTacgctaaaaatatatatatattaatgaatGCTCACGCATTAAATGGCCAATAAAGTAGCTGTTAACAGGTGGAAATTTAttagataattaaaaattattaaataaataaggaATAATATTTTTCTGGATATAATAATAATGAATGACATTTTTGTAAATATTCCAAGTAGAATGGCTATTTAAACTACACAGGCCTTGCTTCTTTCCTATATTCAAGTCTTGTTTGACCGTCCCTGTACTCtgtccctctctctctcttctttgcACCTTTATAAGCGAGACTTGTTCTCTCGCCTGCCCTGTTTCGTTTCGTCTCTCTCTCTCAAATCCATCGACGCCCCGAGAAGAGGAGGGAAAGATCGAAAAGATTGCGCCTTTGATCCGGACTCATTTTGGCGGCTCGGATCTCACTCTGATCGTACGGCGGAAAGGCGGGCGTGTCGGCAACTCTACGTCGGTAATTCCTCAGGGAATGGGGGTGAAGGAATCGGCTTTCCCCGGTTTGTCTTCTAGTTCTCCCTGCGCGCATGCGGGCGTTTGAATCGGGGGAGAACTTTGCTATCGTCCTGCGTAATTGAGTTGCTTCAACGAAGAGtaagaagaaagagggaaaagaagaacaGTACGATTCCTCTTCGAGCCGTTGCGTGCGACTATTCCTTTCTTTATTCTCTGTTTCAAGGTACTTTGCCTTTTCATTGTTCGTGTTTGAGGAATATATTTTTCGTTTTTTTCCCCCCAAACTCATCTACTTTTTCACGGGGGTTCTTCGCTTCTCTGGCGGTTTTATCTTTGTGATCTGGAAAAGTTGGCTCTTTTTTTAGTATGAAAAGCGTATTCTCTTTCGGTATCACTTTCCGTGGCTACAATGAGTTCTTTTGGTTTCTTCCATTGTTGATGACAATATTCACTTTATTCGAACCATTCGTACctggtttgtttttttttttttgaagttatCAGTCAAATAAATGACCACGGGCGTTGGATTTAAAACAATCTATCTTTGCTCTGCACTGACTGATGCATCTGACCTTTGCAATTTAGAACGGAAACGTTATCTATTGTGTTAGGCTCCAGGTATTTATAATCTCTATCAATGAAAACCTTTCAACTTTCTTTTAGGTAATCTTCTTTTTGTAGGATAGGGTTGCTTTTCCGGATCATGCATGTATATCTCCATGTTAATGTTTTCAGACGATACTTCATACATTGGTATATTTGTTAGAAAGTTCTATTTGATTTTGTGGCCGTGCCACCAATTATTCAAATGATTGGGTATCTTATATTTCAATTTTCTTCCACGGAGCATTGATTATTGGCATggttttggaaattttctttttttatttcctGCCAGAAATGATTCCGCAAATTGTGTTTCTATGCTATTTCTGATATCTAAAGTTtgctaattttttatttgttattaCTGTTTTTGCAGCTTTCTTGGGGATCATGGAGGCCAATGGCCAAGGAAAAACACCAAGAGACTGCAAAATTCGAGAAGAGAATGGTGCCAAATTTCAAAGTGATTTTGGTGAACTTGATCCATGGACAGCTTGGGCTTACAAGCCACGCACAATAACTTTACTGTTCATCGGAACATGTTTATTAGTGTGAGTGCTGCTTCCTACAATTTTGACAGTTGGTACAAGATAATCTGtttgattcttcatttctttGGCTATCTATATAgatatttatgttatgtatatttGTTGCTTACTTTCTTACTTCCCTCTTCTGTGTTTTCAAATTTATAGTCTAAGGGAAGTGATAGATTCCATGCACTAACTTAAATTTGTAATTGATTGACAAGTAATTAGGTGAACAATTTTCTTGCATGCGAGCTATGTAGATAAGGTAAGAACACATGATGGATTTAATGAGCCAAGAATAGTTCTACAATTTGCTTATGGTTCAAGCCCACACTGTAATTGGAGGAGATGAACGATCGGCTGAACTAATTAGGAAGGAAAAGAATGGTTTGCCATAATTTGAAGAATGATGTGTTGTATAGAAGTTTAGTATGTTACAATAGTGAGATCTCTACTActtgataaattttaatttggtttgCAGAATTGCATTTTAATTATCTCTGGTTTTGTGGTCTCTGCGAACTGGTTGGTGTTGTTTGGGACCGCAGAATTGATCATTAGAGTGATGTAGATTAGGAAGATTGGCTGTGTAAACTTTTGATTGAATAAATCTGCATGACTCGTCACTCaaaatctttttattttaaataaaaaactgcGGACCTATTCCTCAGTTGTAAAGTCTTACCAAGAGCCTGGTGTGCTATGAATTGGTATGCAATTATGTCTGATTTGTTTAAAGAGTACCAACTAGGACTAAACAAGAGATCAAACGATCTTGTAACATATGTTTTTGTGGAATGCTTGAAGGGTTTATCATCTGTTGGCCACTTCATATGCTAAACATTTTTTTTCAGTTGGGCAAGTGGAGCACTAGATCCTGAAAGCACAGCATCAACTGACATCGTTACATCAGTAAAGAGGTGAGTATTCAAGATTATTGTACATCAGGATTGTATTTTTCTTATGGACTTAAACATCCTTCAAATTTGCTTCCTTTTGCAGAGGTGTCTGGGCAATGATTGCAGTCTTTTTAGCCTATTCCTTGTTGCAAGCACCTTCGACGTAAGCTATCACTTCCATTGTTACTAGTTTGTGAACTCTGTTTGTGAAGATGAATATATGTACATATTAACATGCCATGATAGGTACCATGCTAATTATGACTATGTTTCTCAGGGTCCTTATAAGGCCTCATCCTGCAATTTGGCGCTTAGTTCATGGAATGGCTGTTGTGTACCTTGTGGCCCTAACATTTTTGCTTTTCCAGGTTTGTGTTTTTATCTTTCAATTAGGATGATTGTCAAACACATCTGCTTCGATTTTATTTTCTTCCACTTGTTATTTTTGGATAACATTTTTTATTCAGTTCTTTGATACTGCATCTACTTTAATTTCTCCTGTAAATTCCTATATAGAAGACTACTTTTTGAACTGTTTGTAACCGAGGTTTTGATTTGATCAACTAGTATTGTGATTTGGGTAGAATCTAAACCTCAAATATTATAGTCATCTGATATTTCTGTTGTGAATTTTACAAATTTTCCTCTGGTATTTTTTTCTTCATTCCCAGAATCGTGACGATGCACGGCAGTTTATGAAATTTCTCCATCCTGCTCTTGGAGTTGGTAATTACTTAATTTAGGAGCTTTATGGTTCAATCCACAAAAATATCATATTAAAAGACAAACAAGTTAGTGGAATCCTTATCTATTCCTTCCAGAATTACCTGAAAGATCATATGGAGCAGACTGTCGTATTTTTGTCCCAGAGAATCCCCAAAACAGGTTTATCAATGTTTATGTATGATTCCTTCATTCACCAACCTTTTCGCCTATCATTTTATATTGCTTGGATTTTTCAAGCAAATTATACCTTTTATATCTTGTACACTAATTCATGTTAGTTTATTGCAGAATACATTATTTGATGAGTTTGTTCTTGCTCATATTTTTGGATGGTGGGGAAAGGCAATAATGATACGAAACCAGCCCCTTCTATGGGTGTTGTCAATTGGCTTTGAATTGATGGAGGTcgtttcatttttttcctttattctttgcaaaaattacgaaactttttccttaaaaaaaaaaataaaacattattTACGTTCGTCAGCCATCCATTGCAGTTTACTTTTCGCCATATGTTACCCAACTTCAATGAGTGCTGGTGGGACAGTATTATTTTGGACATCTTGATCTGCAACTGGTTTGGTGAGAACCTCTCTTGTTTTACCTTCAAATGGATGCTAAAATAATTAGTTCGGTAATGGTTCAAATGAAAATGATCCTACCTCTGTTTCTTTGGTGGTTGCTCCAAATTAACGAGGATTCTTGGTTTCAGTAGGTTGAAGCATATATTTCTGTAATGTGCTCTACCAGTCCCATACTTGA contains:
- the LOC121996948 gene encoding CDP-diacylglycerol--serine O-phosphatidyltransferase 1-like gives rise to the protein MEANGQGKTPRDCKIREENGAKFQSDFGELDPWTAWAYKPRTITLLFIGTCLLVWASGALDPESTASTDIVTSVKRGVWAMIAVFLAYSLLQAPSTVLIRPHPAIWRLVHGMAVVYLVALTFLLFQNRDDARQFMKFLHPALGVELPERSYGADCRIFVPENPQNRFINVYNTLFDEFVLAHIFGWWGKAIMIRNQPLLWVLSIGFELMEFTFRHMLPNFNECWWDSIILDILICNWFGIWAGMHSVRYFDGKTYQWVGISRQPNIIGKVKRTLGQFTPAKWDKDEWHPLLGPLRFIQVLCLCVVFMTVELNTFFLKFCLWVPPRNPLIVYRLVLWWLIAIPTIREYNTYLQDRKPIKKVGAFCWLSLAICIVELLICVKFGHGLFLSPMPPWLITFWTTVGIALLVCLVAWTWQIHRLVTKKRR